One genomic region from Candidatus Mesenet endosymbiont of Agriotes lineatus encodes:
- the trmB gene encoding tRNA (guanosine(46)-N7)-methyltransferase TrmB: MHEEIRIIKSFARRSTLKRGDKELLDKYMVNNNKEWIEKTISQKRVWLDIGFGGGENITVQAISNQDVIIIGCEPYLKGVSSLLKKIEQNNIKNILIWPDDVKKIIVNITDCILEKIFILFPDPWQKRPHNKRRLVSSEFLKLLTKKMILKGEVIISTDYPEYAKWMQEEIEKSNTFTYTKISENEIENYTKTKYHKKAIKEQVIFFKLIYDCQI; encoded by the coding sequence ATGCATGAGGAGATAAGAATTATTAAATCATTTGCAAGAAGATCAACTCTAAAAAGAGGCGATAAAGAGCTGCTGGATAAATATATGGTTAACAACAATAAAGAATGGATAGAAAAAACAATTTCCCAAAAGAGGGTTTGGTTAGATATTGGTTTTGGTGGTGGTGAAAATATCACTGTCCAAGCAATAAGCAATCAAGATGTTATAATAATAGGTTGTGAACCTTACCTTAAGGGAGTATCTTCTTTATTAAAAAAAATAGAGCAAAACAATATAAAAAATATTCTTATATGGCCAGATGATGTTAAAAAAATAATAGTCAATATTACAGACTGCATCTTAGAGAAAATATTCATACTCTTTCCTGACCCATGGCAAAAGAGACCACATAATAAAAGAAGATTGGTTAGCTCTGAGTTCTTAAAGCTTTTAACGAAAAAAATGATATTAAAAGGTGAAGTAATAATATCTACTGACTACCCTGAATATGCAAAGTGGATGCAAGAAGAAATTGAGAAAAGCAATACGTTTACTTACACCAAAATCAGTGAAAATGAAATTGAAAACTACACTAAAACAAAATACCATAAAAAAGCAATAAAAGAGCAAGTAATATTTTTTAAGTTAATCTATGATTGTCAAATATAG
- the tsaD gene encoding tRNA (adenosine(37)-N6)-threonylcarbamoyltransferase complex transferase subunit TsaD, with product MDKIVLAIETSCDETAVAVIKSNKQILSHEILSQQEHKTYGGVFPEVASRAHMDNLEHLVKQAMKGIKFRDLDAVAATAGPGLIGGLIVGLMMAKGIASAAGKPFIAINHLEAHALVVRLLHTVEFPFLLLIVSGGHCQFLVAQDVGKYTQLGTTLDDSLGETFDKVARVLGLQYPGGPIVENKALKGDKKKFNFPRALIKRPGCDFSFSGIKTSVRNLVQKIEINEENICDICASFQECISDILIDRINNACSMLKSLKIQNFVVTGGVAANNFLRSRIEECALQNNLNIFFPPNNLCTDNAVMVGWAGIERLQKNLINSLDFPPKAKWPLESLQDA from the coding sequence ATGGATAAAATCGTTTTAGCCATAGAAACAAGCTGTGATGAAACTGCGGTAGCTGTTATAAAAAGTAATAAGCAAATTTTATCACATGAAATTCTATCACAACAAGAACATAAAACATACGGCGGTGTTTTTCCAGAAGTGGCATCGAGAGCTCACATGGATAATCTTGAGCATTTAGTAAAACAAGCAATGAAAGGTATAAAATTTCGTGATTTAGATGCTGTAGCAGCTACCGCAGGTCCAGGACTCATAGGCGGATTAATAGTTGGGCTTATGATGGCTAAAGGAATAGCAAGTGCTGCAGGTAAACCTTTTATTGCTATTAACCATCTGGAAGCTCATGCACTTGTCGTCCGACTACTGCATACAGTGGAATTCCCTTTCTTACTTTTAATAGTATCGGGAGGGCATTGTCAATTTTTAGTTGCTCAAGATGTTGGAAAATATACTCAACTTGGTACAACTCTTGATGATTCACTTGGAGAGACGTTTGATAAAGTGGCAAGAGTTTTAGGTCTTCAGTACCCTGGAGGACCTATAGTTGAAAACAAAGCTCTCAAAGGAGACAAAAAAAAGTTTAATTTTCCCAGAGCACTCATAAAACGCCCAGGTTGTGATTTTTCATTCTCTGGAATCAAAACATCAGTGAGAAATTTAGTGCAGAAAATTGAAATAAATGAGGAAAATATATGTGATATATGTGCTTCTTTTCAAGAATGTATAAGTGACATATTAATAGATAGAATTAATAATGCTTGTAGTATGCTAAAATCACTTAAGATACAAAATTTCGTTGTAACTGGCGGGGTTGCAGCTAATAATTTCCTTAGAAGCAGAATAGAAGAGTGTGCCTTGCAGAATAATTTAAACATATTTTTTCCTCCAAATAATTTATGCACTGACAACGCCGTTATGGTTGGATGGGCTGGGATTGAACGTTTGCAAAAGAATCTTATAAATTCACTTGATTTTCCGCCAAAAGCAAAATGGCCACTGGAGAGCTTGCAGGATGCATGA
- a CDS encoding TAXI family TRAP transporter solute-binding subunit, with product MYMRKKVKKSLNIGTGSIIGIYYPIGSTICRLLAQDSDKGKVMCSVASTTGGAYNINSMRNDDFDIGIAQSDWEYIVYHGGEVLKLKPMHDLRLLFSMHKAYLTLVARKGSNINTINGIKGRRINIGAQELEPEA from the coding sequence ATGTACATGCGAAAGAAAGTAAAAAAATCCTTAAATATAGGTACTGGTTCAATTATAGGTATTTATTACCCAATTGGTAGCACAATATGCAGGCTTCTTGCGCAAGATAGTGATAAAGGAAAAGTAATGTGCTCAGTTGCCTCTACTACGGGGGGCGCATATAATATAAACTCAATGCGTAATGATGATTTTGACATCGGTATTGCTCAGTCAGATTGGGAATACATTGTTTATCATGGCGGTGAAGTTTTAAAACTAAAGCCAATGCATGATTTAAGGCTTCTTTTTTCAATGCATAAAGCATATCTTACTCTTGTAGCTAGGAAAGGTTCTAATATTAATACAATCAACGGTATAAAGGGTAGAAGGATAAATATAGGTGCACAGGAACTGGAGCCAGAAGCATGA
- a CDS encoding triosephosphate isomerase, producing the protein MSFLIVANWKMNGSRSSLTSFTHSLNECFQSEKIKLVVCPPFTALPDKIELTPHIKIGAQNCHYEEKGAYTGEISAKMLSDLGCSYVILGHSERKLQCGETDDKIKSKAYASLAAGLHPIICIGETLLEREKEKTEEVLLKQCRDCLPHEEEYKSRYTVAYEPVWAIGQKSIPDISLITETIEIIQPHVRSQIIYGGSVNLTNVEELVHTNKLSGFLIGSASLNFYEFFDIIKKVESLL; encoded by the coding sequence ATGTCTTTTTTAATAGTTGCCAATTGGAAAATGAACGGTTCACGTTCATCACTCACAAGTTTTACACATAGTTTAAACGAGTGTTTCCAAAGCGAAAAAATTAAGCTAGTTGTATGTCCACCATTTACTGCATTGCCAGATAAAATTGAGCTAACGCCTCATATCAAAATAGGTGCACAAAACTGTCACTATGAAGAAAAAGGAGCTTATACAGGAGAGATAAGTGCCAAAATGCTATCTGATCTAGGTTGTAGCTATGTAATACTTGGTCATTCTGAAAGAAAGTTGCAGTGTGGAGAAACAGACGACAAAATAAAATCTAAAGCCTATGCATCTTTAGCAGCGGGACTCCATCCGATTATTTGCATAGGAGAGACGCTACTTGAGAGAGAAAAAGAAAAAACTGAAGAAGTCCTATTGAAACAATGCAGAGATTGCCTTCCACATGAAGAAGAATACAAAAGCAGATATACAGTAGCTTATGAGCCAGTCTGGGCAATAGGACAAAAGTCCATACCTGACATTTCTTTAATTACTGAAACCATAGAGATAATACAGCCTCATGTTAGGTCACAAATTATATATGGTGGCTCTGTCAATTTAACAAATGTTGAAGAATTAGTCCATACAAATAAACTATCAGGATTCTTAATTGGCAGTGCTAGCTTGAATTTTTACGAATTTTTCGATATTATAAAGAAAGTTGAAAGTCTTTTATAA